A DNA window from Paenibacillus andongensis contains the following coding sequences:
- a CDS encoding glycoside hydrolase family 2 TIM barrel-domain containing protein, which translates to MPWKQVELPHSYNALDTMDPDSKYYQGQGWYRTKLEVNNPYPNGRTLLHFEGTGQRSNVFVYTEQVGEHLGGYDEFTVDITEAAERAREIERYGGKVPVAVMCDNSRELETIPSDASDFHLYGGVYRYLNLVYVPAVSLEKVHIETDIQDLQKSMVSGPNSLTSCTVKVRAALYNPRGLNENLQLTIQLTDPSGHVIAVSNVNAMPWDGDKELTVFELDTPQLWSTDQPVLYGCKVTLSSVHGETTLYERFGVRFFEFMKQGPFKLNGERLLLRGTHRHEDHAGVGPAMTEEMIREEMQLIKSMGANFIRLGHYQQSRIVLNLCDELGLLVWEEIPWCRGGLGGEAYRQQCRDMLSAMISQHYNHPSVILWGLGNENDWECDFDYFDQEEIRSFMQELHDLSHQLDTGRLTAIRRCEFCKDIIDVYSPSIWAGWYRGIYTDYEKSCRMAFEQVDSFFHMEWGADNLPTRHVEKTYTGFEFIPNGDGATEERDGDYLLTGGETRVSRDGDWSETYFCEMIDWYLKCQEEMEWLTGAAQWSFKDFATPVRPDSPIPYLNMKGIVERDLTKKEAFYVFQSYWSKEPMVRIYGHTMPVRWGAEEEQKLLKVYSNCSKAELFLNGVSLGVKQRDSKDFPCAGLRWSTAFHPGLNHVQVIAEKEGIIVKDELIFNYQTETWGDPAELQLTSVKQDDGRIYVEARMFDEKGVFCPDASHFIRFGLSGDGKLLDGLGTIHGSKLVQLATGRAGIYIDPLGGSAAAIGETAFISAGGPAMAAVKAGKVTHLPTTVVSAKCEGLATAFITLQ; encoded by the coding sequence GTGCCATGGAAGCAAGTAGAGCTTCCGCACTCTTACAATGCTTTGGATACGATGGACCCGGACAGTAAGTACTATCAAGGGCAGGGCTGGTATCGCACGAAACTGGAAGTGAACAACCCGTATCCGAATGGGCGAACGCTCTTGCACTTCGAAGGAACTGGTCAGCGTTCTAATGTATTTGTTTATACCGAGCAGGTAGGAGAACACCTTGGTGGGTATGATGAATTCACGGTAGATATTACGGAAGCCGCCGAACGAGCGCGGGAAATTGAACGCTATGGGGGGAAAGTTCCCGTAGCCGTCATGTGCGATAACAGCCGTGAGCTGGAGACGATTCCGTCAGATGCCAGCGATTTCCACTTATATGGCGGTGTGTATCGCTATCTGAATTTAGTTTATGTGCCAGCGGTGTCGCTGGAGAAAGTACATATCGAGACGGACATACAAGATTTGCAAAAGTCGATGGTTTCCGGCCCTAATTCGCTAACTTCCTGTACAGTGAAAGTTCGTGCTGCGTTATATAATCCAAGGGGCTTGAACGAAAACCTGCAATTGACGATCCAACTAACAGACCCATCGGGTCATGTGATAGCGGTTTCAAATGTGAACGCAATGCCGTGGGATGGGGATAAGGAGCTAACGGTATTCGAGCTTGATACACCTCAGCTCTGGTCGACGGATCAACCTGTCTTGTATGGTTGTAAGGTGACACTTTCGAGTGTCCATGGAGAGACAACGCTTTACGAGAGATTCGGGGTTCGTTTCTTTGAGTTTATGAAGCAAGGGCCGTTCAAGCTTAATGGTGAACGCTTATTGCTTCGCGGAACTCATCGTCATGAGGATCATGCCGGTGTTGGGCCTGCGATGACAGAAGAGATGATTCGGGAAGAAATGCAATTGATTAAGAGCATGGGCGCTAACTTTATTCGGCTCGGGCATTACCAGCAATCGAGAATTGTATTGAATCTTTGCGATGAGCTCGGCCTGTTGGTTTGGGAGGAAATCCCTTGGTGCCGTGGAGGGTTAGGGGGCGAAGCTTACCGTCAGCAATGTCGCGATATGCTAAGCGCGATGATCTCTCAGCATTACAATCATCCGTCCGTGATTCTATGGGGGCTTGGCAATGAAAATGATTGGGAATGCGATTTTGATTATTTTGACCAAGAAGAAATCCGCAGCTTTATGCAAGAGCTTCATGACCTGTCACACCAGTTGGATACGGGGCGTCTGACCGCGATACGGCGATGTGAGTTTTGCAAAGATATTATTGATGTCTACTCGCCTTCGATTTGGGCAGGGTGGTATCGAGGGATATACACAGATTACGAGAAAAGCTGCAGGATGGCCTTCGAACAAGTAGACTCCTTTTTCCATATGGAATGGGGAGCAGATAATTTGCCAACTCGGCATGTGGAGAAAACGTATACAGGTTTCGAGTTTATCCCTAACGGAGATGGAGCTACAGAGGAGCGAGACGGGGATTATTTACTGACTGGAGGCGAAACGCGAGTTTCTCGAGACGGGGATTGGTCAGAGACGTACTTCTGTGAAATGATCGATTGGTATTTAAAATGCCAAGAGGAAATGGAGTGGCTGACAGGTGCGGCACAATGGTCCTTCAAGGATTTCGCCACGCCAGTCCGTCCGGACTCACCGATTCCGTATCTGAATATGAAGGGAATCGTGGAACGTGATTTGACGAAGAAAGAAGCCTTTTATGTCTTCCAATCCTACTGGTCCAAGGAACCCATGGTGCGTATCTACGGTCACACGATGCCAGTCCGATGGGGTGCTGAAGAGGAGCAGAAGCTCCTAAAGGTTTACTCCAATTGCTCTAAGGCAGAGCTTTTCCTTAACGGGGTTAGTTTAGGCGTGAAACAGCGAGATTCCAAAGACTTTCCATGTGCGGGTCTACGTTGGAGCACGGCTTTCCATCCTGGCCTGAACCATGTGCAGGTTATCGCTGAGAAGGAAGGTATCATCGTGAAAGATGAGCTGATCTTCAATTACCAGACAGAGACATGGGGGGACCCGGCGGAGCTTCAGCTTACGTCAGTGAAACAGGATGATGGTCGGATCTATGTGGAAGCGCGTATGTTTGACGAGAAGGGTGTTTTTTGTCCAGATGCTTCTCATTTCATTCGATTTGGTCTTAGCGGCGATGGCAAGCTGCTTGATGGTCTTGGCACGATCCATGGTTCGAAGCTTGTACAGCTGGCAACTGGACGTGCGGGGATTTATATCGATCCGTTAGGAGGAAGTGCAGCTGCTATCGGTGAGACTGCGTTCATATCTGCGGGGGGACCAGCCATGGCTGCGGTCAAAGCAGGCAAGGTAACTCATCTACCGACTACGGTCGTTAGCGCGAAGTGTGAAGGATTGGCTACTGCTTTTATCACCTTACAATAA
- a CDS encoding chondroitinase-B domain-containing protein: MGKGKKAGIMMLLVSLFLAMIPFSGYAADVKLAVATSGVTASADDGNVPANTVDGSLTTRWSASGDGQWIKFDLGSVKKVSFIKIAFLSGDTRTSNFDIQTSTDNVNFTTVQANVTSSLNTSLQTFDFPDVDPARYVRIVGHGNSVNAWNSYTEVEIYGDTSASASVDSKFSVPGSSVTASADDGNVPANTVDGNLTTRWSANGNGQWIKYDLGSNVKVAFIKIAFLSGDTRTSSFDMQTSTDNVNFTTVQTNVTSSLNTSLQTFDFPDVTPVRYVRIVGHGNSLNTWNSYTEVEIYGVVPVTPGIPVSTSAELTTALSNASAGTTIVLANGTYSQTGPFVLSNKNGTSSSPITIKAANPGLAIISGGASLQIQNSSNVVIEGLKFTNLGNTALLLDGSNNIRVTRNQFALQATGGTLIWLQVSGVNSHHNRIDHNDFGNKSDTDPLIAYQGDGNGNISQYDVIEYNYFHDVGPWVANGKETIRLGLSGISLSNGFNTIQYNLFENCDGEPEIVSVKSSNNTVRYNTFKTSKGGLTSRHGHNNSFYGNFFLGDGVETEEAGIRIYGNDHKIYNNYMENLTANAIILDNGNYDGGTSGYPSNPTPDDLRAQWKIYRAQVVNNTIVNSTTGIIVGSSKTYAPQDSRVANNIVRNSTGTLYDEVVTTNTVFEGNMGFGSTVSNNSSRTAAQIWGINPLLTTVNGLQKLSATSPAINAALGTYTFVTEDMDGETRSTTDIGADERSSSTPFVKHPLVVTEVGPNAP, translated from the coding sequence ATGGGAAAAGGAAAAAAAGCAGGCATTATGATGTTATTGGTTAGTTTGTTTCTTGCCATGATCCCTTTTTCAGGTTATGCGGCTGACGTTAAATTGGCGGTCGCGACATCTGGCGTGACTGCGAGTGCGGACGATGGGAATGTCCCTGCCAATACGGTGGATGGAAGCTTAACGACCCGCTGGTCTGCTAGCGGAGACGGGCAATGGATTAAGTTCGATTTGGGCTCTGTTAAAAAAGTATCTTTCATTAAAATCGCTTTTCTAAGTGGGGATACGCGAACATCGAATTTTGATATACAAACATCTACGGATAATGTTAATTTTACGACGGTTCAGGCTAACGTTACGAGTAGCTTGAATACAAGCTTGCAAACTTTTGATTTTCCGGATGTAGACCCCGCCCGCTATGTGCGGATTGTAGGTCATGGCAACTCCGTGAACGCATGGAATAGCTACACCGAAGTGGAAATTTACGGAGACACTTCTGCAAGCGCTTCCGTGGACTCGAAATTCTCCGTCCCAGGGTCATCCGTGACCGCTAGTGCGGATGATGGGAATGTGCCTGCGAATACAGTAGATGGAAACTTAACCACACGCTGGTCTGCTAACGGCAATGGGCAATGGATCAAGTACGATTTGGGCTCAAATGTAAAAGTCGCTTTCATTAAGATTGCATTTTTAAGCGGGGATACAAGAACTTCCAGTTTCGATATGCAAACCTCCACGGATAATGTGAATTTTACAACAGTTCAGACTAACGTGACGAGCAGTTTGAATACAAGCTTACAGACTTTTGACTTCCCTGATGTAACGCCAGTCCGTTATGTTCGAATTGTTGGGCATGGCAACTCCCTCAACACATGGAACAGTTACACGGAGGTAGAAATCTATGGTGTTGTTCCTGTTACTCCTGGTATTCCTGTTTCCACATCCGCAGAGCTAACAACGGCCTTGAGCAATGCAAGCGCGGGTACTACGATCGTTCTCGCTAATGGGACCTACTCACAAACAGGCCCCTTCGTTTTGAGCAACAAAAACGGCACATCGAGCAGCCCCATTACGATCAAGGCGGCTAATCCAGGGCTAGCCATTATTTCTGGCGGAGCGTCTCTCCAAATTCAAAACTCGTCCAATGTTGTTATCGAGGGGCTTAAATTTACAAACTTAGGAAATACAGCCCTTCTCCTAGATGGATCCAATAACATTCGAGTTACTCGAAATCAATTCGCACTGCAAGCAACCGGAGGAACCCTCATCTGGCTTCAGGTTAGTGGAGTCAATAGTCATCATAATCGAATCGACCATAATGACTTCGGTAACAAGAGCGACACGGATCCATTAATTGCCTATCAAGGCGATGGTAACGGAAACATCTCTCAGTATGACGTCATCGAGTATAATTACTTTCATGATGTGGGTCCGTGGGTGGCTAATGGCAAAGAAACGATTCGCCTTGGATTATCGGGAATTTCCTTGTCCAATGGGTTTAATACCATCCAGTACAATTTATTTGAGAACTGCGATGGCGAACCCGAGATCGTTTCTGTAAAAAGCAGTAATAACACGGTTCGCTACAATACTTTCAAGACCTCCAAAGGTGGGCTCACCTCCAGACATGGTCATAACAACTCCTTTTACGGAAACTTCTTCCTTGGCGATGGAGTAGAAACGGAAGAAGCGGGAATCCGTATTTATGGAAACGACCATAAGATATACAACAATTACATGGAGAATCTTACGGCTAACGCCATTATTCTTGACAATGGTAATTATGATGGAGGTACGAGCGGGTATCCTTCCAATCCAACGCCTGATGATTTGAGAGCACAGTGGAAAATTTACCGAGCGCAAGTCGTCAACAATACGATTGTTAATAGCACAACAGGAATTATTGTTGGTTCCAGTAAAACGTATGCACCTCAGGACAGCAGAGTGGCTAATAATATCGTGAGAAACTCCACGGGTACTTTATATGATGAAGTTGTGACTACCAACACCGTATTCGAAGGGAATATGGGGTTCGGCAGTACAGTAAGCAACAATAGCTCAAGGACGGCCGCCCAAATTTGGGGAATCAATCCGTTGCTTACAACTGTTAACGGGTTGCAAAAATTGTCCGCTACCAGTCCGGCGATCAACGCCGCATTGGGAACCTACACCTTTGTGACAGAAGATATGGATGGGGAAACACGCTCCACGACTGATATTGGAGCCGATGAACGGTCTTCGAGCACACCCTTTGTGAAACACCCATTGGTGGTAACAGAGGTAGGACCGAATGCGCCTTAA
- a CDS encoding helix-turn-helix domain-containing protein → MKVMNYLNLNQHPAHLQFYRNRTNAFAEIYHAHQGMEILIVHEGTGTVIVEQQIFDLAPGVLFYFRPFQLHRIRMNEAAHQAYIRSFFVFEPDVLDGCLAAFPSTREFFQKLWRDPLSIQMISGLDTEALHNILQAHQHAIEHAKPEQLLEEQLFFLTNLMHHLKTSYPRTGYPLNSERNAKVKSSSIAEKVMGWIEIHYMEPFELNQLAQAIHLSPNHISAVFKQIVGSSITEYLTARRIRQACLLLKTSDISIQGIGLAVGLGNFSYFCQMFKKHVGLTPCQFKRTSGQP, encoded by the coding sequence ATGAAGGTAATGAATTACTTGAACCTGAATCAACATCCGGCACATCTTCAATTTTATCGAAATCGGACGAATGCATTCGCGGAAATCTATCACGCACATCAAGGTATGGAAATCCTCATCGTCCACGAAGGCACCGGTACAGTCATTGTGGAACAACAAATTTTCGATCTGGCTCCAGGTGTGCTCTTTTACTTCAGACCTTTTCAGCTTCATCGGATACGTATGAACGAAGCAGCCCATCAAGCGTACATCCGATCATTTTTCGTATTCGAACCCGATGTGCTTGATGGCTGTTTGGCGGCGTTCCCTTCCACACGTGAATTTTTCCAGAAGCTTTGGAGAGACCCCCTATCGATTCAAATGATAAGTGGACTAGATACGGAGGCTCTTCATAACATACTCCAAGCACACCAGCATGCAATTGAGCATGCCAAACCGGAACAATTGCTCGAAGAGCAATTATTCTTCTTAACCAACTTGATGCATCATCTGAAAACTTCCTATCCAAGAACCGGTTATCCCCTAAACTCCGAACGTAATGCCAAAGTAAAGTCATCATCCATTGCTGAGAAGGTCATGGGATGGATCGAAATCCATTACATGGAGCCATTTGAACTCAATCAACTCGCACAGGCTATTCATTTATCACCAAATCACATATCCGCGGTATTTAAGCAAATTGTAGGCAGCAGCATAACCGAATATTTGACTGCTAGACGCATTCGTCAAGCCTGCTTATTGCTTAAAACAAGCGACATCTCTATCCAGGGAATCGGGCTGGCTGTCGGGCTGGGAAACTTCTCTTATTTTTGCCAAATGTTCAAGAAACACGTAGGATTGACCCCCTGTCAGTTTAAAAGGACGTCAGGCCAACCCTAA
- a CDS encoding alginate lyase family protein, whose product MIILKLRKEQWKDYFDMDKILHDAEESLHAPMIHLTDHIAPESPGGLHDYYSNGDYWWPNPDTENGLPYIRRDGESNPGNFDHHRKMLRLMRSHVVRLTSAYRITEDERYVAKAVQLLKGFFLDEQTRMNPHLLYAQAIPGVCEGRGIGIIDTLHLIDVTVAFEVLQRSSRVDEAISRGLVDWFSSYSNWISTHPQGIEERDASNNHGICWFVQAAAFGRMTGNQEMLAYCREQFKTRLLVEQMDQNGSLPRELARTKPYAYSIFALDNLVTLCHILSTPSDNLWDFQLPDGRGVRKGIDFLTPYLLNKAAWPYRHDVECFEDWPVGISFLLFAGLAYKSDDLLKLWHELDKSPASLEVRRNMAIRQPLLWL is encoded by the coding sequence ATGATAATCTTAAAATTACGCAAGGAACAATGGAAAGATTACTTTGATATGGACAAAATTCTTCATGATGCGGAGGAATCGCTTCACGCCCCGATGATACATCTAACAGATCATATTGCTCCTGAAAGTCCTGGGGGCTTGCACGATTATTATTCGAATGGCGATTACTGGTGGCCGAATCCAGATACGGAAAACGGACTGCCGTATATTCGCCGAGATGGTGAAAGTAATCCTGGCAATTTCGATCATCACCGGAAAATGCTGCGGTTAATGAGGTCGCATGTGGTCAGGTTGACTTCGGCCTATCGGATCACGGAGGATGAACGGTATGTGGCCAAAGCGGTTCAGCTTTTGAAGGGGTTTTTCTTGGATGAACAGACCCGAATGAATCCGCATCTGCTGTATGCCCAAGCGATTCCTGGCGTATGTGAGGGAAGGGGAATCGGGATTATCGATACGCTTCATTTGATCGACGTAACGGTTGCCTTTGAAGTTTTACAAAGGTCTTCGCGTGTGGACGAAGCTATAAGTAGGGGCCTCGTTGATTGGTTCTCCAGTTACTCGAATTGGATAAGCACTCACCCTCAAGGTATTGAAGAAAGGGATGCGTCCAATAATCATGGGATCTGCTGGTTCGTGCAAGCAGCTGCCTTTGGACGGATGACCGGAAATCAAGAGATGCTTGCATATTGCCGGGAACAATTCAAGACCCGTCTGCTGGTTGAGCAAATGGATCAGAACGGCAGTTTACCTAGGGAATTGGCGCGAACTAAGCCTTACGCTTATTCCATCTTCGCATTGGATAATCTGGTCACTCTCTGCCACATCCTCTCGACTCCGAGTGATAACCTATGGGATTTTCAATTACCCGATGGAAGGGGAGTCCGGAAGGGAATCGATTTTTTGACGCCATATTTGTTAAATAAAGCTGCATGGCCTTACAGGCATGATGTGGAGTGCTTTGAAGACTGGCCTGTCGGGATATCGTTTCTATTATTCGCGGGGCTTGCTTACAAATCTGATGATTTGCTGAAGCTGTGGCACGAGCTGGATAAAAGCCCTGCGAGTTTGGAGGTGCGCCGAAATATGGCCATCCGACAACCGTTGCTTTGGTTGTGA
- the cdaS gene encoding sporulation-specific diadenylate cyclase CdaS, with the protein MQQENCDISPMKEQLKQQLRHISAEIECSLDTLDNDENNCLLSRFDDIREAFKQVESIAASFYLQCYLSSFTTHYLDLSICIQHLSERRHGALIVIQRNDLLDMFMHSGIRLEATLTYSLVEAIFYPGNPLHDGALLIQSDRIVSAANVLPVSNITVEKKMGTRHRAAIGLTERTDALVLVVSEETGNASFAYKGILHPIHSLDPMI; encoded by the coding sequence GTGCAGCAAGAAAATTGCGATATATCCCCGATGAAAGAACAGTTGAAGCAACAATTGCGCCACATTTCTGCTGAAATAGAGTGCAGCTTGGATACCTTAGATAATGATGAAAACAACTGTCTTTTAAGTCGATTTGACGACATTCGCGAAGCCTTCAAACAAGTCGAATCCATAGCTGCTTCCTTCTATTTGCAATGTTATTTATCCTCATTCACAACCCATTATTTAGACTTGTCCATTTGCATTCAGCATCTGTCGGAACGAAGGCATGGTGCTTTGATCGTGATCCAGAGGAACGATCTGCTGGATATGTTTATGCACTCTGGCATTAGGTTGGAAGCAACATTGACGTACTCGTTAGTGGAAGCCATCTTTTATCCTGGCAACCCGCTGCATGATGGAGCCCTTTTAATTCAATCCGATCGAATCGTTTCGGCTGCGAATGTGCTGCCAGTATCTAATATTACGGTTGAAAAGAAGATGGGGACACGACACCGTGCCGCGATAGGTTTGACAGAGCGAACCGATGCTCTTGTGCTTGTCGTTTCAGAAGAAACCGGCAATGCTTCTTTTGCCTATAAGGGAATCCTGCACCCCATTCATTCTTTGGACCCAATGATTTAG
- a CDS encoding fused MFS/spermidine synthase yields the protein MQRKPKIIYKGKSRFQNIVLLEAKDVRMYLDKQLQFSSLDERFYHEALVHPAMTMSTGRRHVLILGGGDGFAVREVLKYKDVKTVDLVELDPKIIKIAKRKPISTLNHRSLFDKRVKIHQMDAKLFFPTSKSYQVIIVDFPDPSDKVISKLYTKEFFQRVVKSLAPGGMIVIQSNSTEDMPRVYWSIHHTLRSIGMKTKSYFVYVPSFGDWGFQIASFKNFVPGRKKVPVPNQTLPKNIATLFKLPSEVLESKKDALPNSLKNLRLFKYYHADQKESVGR from the coding sequence ATGCAAAGGAAACCTAAAATCATATATAAAGGTAAAAGTCGGTTTCAAAATATTGTCTTGCTCGAAGCGAAAGATGTAAGGATGTATCTAGATAAGCAGCTGCAATTCAGTTCATTGGATGAACGTTTTTATCATGAGGCACTTGTTCACCCGGCAATGACGATGTCAACTGGACGACGGCATGTATTGATATTAGGCGGAGGCGATGGATTCGCAGTAAGAGAAGTGCTTAAATACAAGGATGTAAAAACGGTTGATTTGGTGGAGTTGGATCCCAAAATTATCAAAATAGCCAAAAGAAAACCCATATCTACATTAAATCATCGATCATTATTTGATAAGCGCGTGAAGATTCATCAAATGGATGCTAAATTGTTTTTCCCTACTTCTAAATCCTATCAGGTGATTATCGTTGATTTTCCCGATCCATCAGACAAAGTGATTAGTAAGCTGTACACGAAAGAATTCTTTCAACGCGTAGTTAAATCGCTTGCGCCAGGTGGTATGATTGTCATCCAATCCAATTCGACAGAAGATATGCCGCGTGTCTATTGGAGCATTCATCATACATTGAGAAGCATAGGCATGAAGACGAAAAGCTACTTTGTTTATGTCCCTTCCTTCGGAGATTGGGGCTTCCAGATCGCTTCGTTTAAAAACTTTGTCCCCGGTAGAAAGAAAGTGCCTGTCCCCAACCAAACACTCCCCAAAAACATAGCAACATTGTTCAAATTGCCATCAGAAGTGCTTGAATCAAAAAAGGATGCCTTACCAAATAGCTTGAAAAATCTGAGGTTATTTAAATATTATCATGCGGATCAAAAAGAGTCCGTAGGACGCTAA
- a CDS encoding transporter suffix domain-containing protein, translating into MKKLGIALLIVSAAALLSAFTIPFFIHTGSEMAGWIAGLLIVSEIAFWTGGIILGKEVARKYRRYLNPKNWSRKQKKSSHDGE; encoded by the coding sequence TTGAAAAAACTGGGTATTGCGCTGCTGATCGTCTCTGCGGCTGCTCTTTTGTCGGCATTTACGATTCCATTCTTCATTCATACCGGAAGTGAGATGGCTGGTTGGATCGCTGGTCTACTTATCGTTAGCGAGATTGCCTTCTGGACAGGCGGCATCATTCTGGGTAAAGAAGTGGCAAGAAAATATAGACGGTACTTAAATCCTAAAAACTGGTCGCGAAAACAGAAGAAGTCGAGTCACGATGGAGAATAA
- a CDS encoding glycoside hydrolase family 88 protein, with product MKEALPHVWEALQVKVDRMIEQLGDKSPHVAKENGIYDDMRHDWWTSGFWPGILWIMHEMTGKEHYKKAAWGWDEKFEKKMIEANNYHHDVGFQFLPTAVIKYKLTGDQDGKRRGLFAANFLTGRFNLAGQFLRAWNQEKIGWSIVDSSMNLSILFWAAQESADPRFEHVGKAHADTVVEHFIREDGSVNHILSFDPRSGELIESLGGQGAGPHSSWSRGQAWALHGMANTYRYTGDTKYLHAARRVAHYFLACLPEDYVAHWDFRADESLEGLPRDTSAATCAASGLLELADALPAVEGALYRRAAERILLSLTQNYATWDQPEHEAILLGGTGNFPAGQNIDVSLIYGDYYYVEAIAKLLGWKNRIF from the coding sequence ATGAAGGAAGCACTGCCTCACGTATGGGAGGCGCTGCAGGTTAAAGTAGATAGAATGATCGAGCAGCTCGGGGATAAATCTCCGCACGTCGCTAAGGAAAACGGTATCTATGATGATATGCGGCACGATTGGTGGACATCCGGTTTTTGGCCTGGCATCCTGTGGATTATGCACGAAATGACCGGTAAGGAGCATTACAAGAAGGCAGCTTGGGGCTGGGATGAGAAGTTTGAAAAGAAGATGATCGAGGCTAACAACTATCATCATGATGTCGGCTTTCAATTCCTGCCGACGGCGGTTATCAAATACAAGCTAACAGGTGATCAGGATGGTAAGCGCCGGGGGCTGTTTGCGGCAAACTTTTTAACTGGACGCTTCAATCTGGCTGGTCAATTTCTGAGAGCATGGAATCAAGAAAAAATCGGTTGGTCTATCGTAGATTCGTCTATGAACTTGTCCATATTATTTTGGGCTGCACAAGAGTCTGCTGATCCGCGGTTTGAGCATGTAGGGAAGGCACATGCGGATACGGTGGTGGAACATTTCATCCGAGAAGACGGATCTGTGAATCACATTCTTAGCTTTGACCCTAGGTCGGGTGAACTCATCGAATCTCTTGGCGGGCAGGGGGCAGGACCTCACTCTTCCTGGAGCCGTGGGCAAGCCTGGGCGCTGCATGGTATGGCGAACACTTACCGTTATACAGGGGATACCAAATATCTCCATGCGGCTAGACGCGTAGCACACTATTTCCTTGCTTGTTTACCTGAGGATTATGTAGCGCATTGGGATTTCCGCGCAGACGAATCATTGGAGGGTCTTCCGCGCGACACGTCTGCGGCAACCTGCGCTGCGTCTGGTTTGCTTGAGCTGGCTGATGCACTTCCAGCCGTTGAGGGCGCACTTTATCGACGGGCAGCGGAACGGATCCTGCTTTCCTTGACCCAGAACTATGCGACATGGGATCAACCGGAACACGAGGCGATCCTGCTTGGCGGAACTGGCAACTTCCCCGCCGGACAGAACATTGATGTTTCCTTGATCTACGGAGACTATTATTACGTTGAAGCCATTGCGAAGCTGCTAGGCTGGAAAAATCGTATTTTCTAG